A section of the Ciceribacter thiooxidans genome encodes:
- a CDS encoding BA14K family protein, whose product MKTTVKRWAALALASALTMGVYTPAEAVTVPVPAPKVETSGDVIQARHRHYYPPYYYRGYRGYRHPRPGYRYHNGYWFPLAAFGAGLVIGGALAAPPPRARTGLSPRHYRWCEARYRSYDPYSNTFQPYHGPRRQCVSPYY is encoded by the coding sequence ATGAAGACGACAGTTAAACGCTGGGCCGCGCTGGCCCTGGCCTCCGCCCTGACAATGGGCGTCTATACTCCCGCCGAGGCGGTCACCGTCCCGGTCCCTGCGCCGAAGGTCGAAACCTCGGGCGATGTGATCCAGGCCAGACACCGCCACTACTACCCGCCCTACTATTACCGTGGCTATCGCGGTTATCGACACCCGCGTCCGGGCTATCGCTATCACAACGGCTATTGGTTTCCGCTGGCAGCATTTGGTGCCGGTCTGGTGATCGGCGGCGCGCTGGCCGCCCCGCCGCCGCGGGCGCGTACGGGTCTCAGCCCCAGGCATTACCGGTGGTGCGAGGCTCGTTACCGGTCGTATGACCCGTATTCGAACACCTTCCAGCCGTATCACGGGCCGCGCCGCCAGTGCGTCTCGCCTTACTATTGA